In a single window of the Leptospira harrisiae genome:
- a CDS encoding DUF2461 domain-containing protein has protein sequence MKISKNGLSFLSELQLNNNRNWFLENKDRFLVIQNELVLMTGYLLAGIEKFDKSVNGVDPKSCIFRIHKDVRFAKDKSPYKTHFGIFMRGGNKKIDGTGYYLHIEPGQSLIGGGCYMPDPKALYKIRESMITNSKMIKTILEDRKFVQDFGTEFYAEKLKTAPKGFDKDHPMIELLKYKGFAVAKKIKNAELTSEQFVSETLKSYRNLYPLNQFLEKAMDRK, from the coding sequence ATGAAAATTAGTAAAAATGGTTTAAGTTTTTTGTCTGAGTTACAATTGAATAACAATAGAAATTGGTTTCTCGAAAACAAAGATCGTTTCCTTGTAATTCAGAATGAACTAGTGCTGATGACTGGATATCTTTTGGCCGGAATTGAAAAGTTCGATAAAAGTGTAAATGGAGTAGATCCTAAATCTTGTATATTCCGTATCCACAAAGATGTTAGGTTTGCAAAAGATAAAAGTCCATATAAAACGCACTTCGGGATATTTATGAGAGGTGGGAATAAAAAAATTGATGGTACTGGTTATTACCTTCATATTGAGCCGGGTCAGTCCCTAATTGGTGGTGGTTGTTACATGCCCGATCCAAAGGCATTATATAAAATAAGAGAGAGCATGATAACTAATTCTAAAATGATTAAAACAATTTTAGAAGATCGTAAATTCGTTCAAGATTTTGGAACCGAATTTTATGCAGAGAAATTAAAAACGGCACCCAAAGGATTTGATAAGGATCATCCAATGATAGAACTTTTGAAATACAAAGGATTTGCTGTTGCCAAAAAAATTAAAAATGCCGAATTAACTTCCGAACAATTTGTAAGTGAGACTTTAAAATCATACCGTAATCTTTATCCATTAAATCAATTTTTAGAAAAGGCAATGGATCGAAAATAG
- a CDS encoding glycoside hydrolase family 1 protein — MSKSFELPKDFLLGSATAATQIEGGDINNNWYHWSLAGKVGKDESSFTGADHYARYVEDVKLLSKLNQECYRMSIEWSRIQPSQGEWSKEAVAHYRDEFRLLLEAGIKPLVTLHHFSCPEWFQKKGGWLGKDAVKEFLDFVEFAVKQFGDLVSEWCTINEPNVFANDSYVDGKYPPGSYGDIPAYLKVTRRLILAHLKSYQLIHKIRKESGYADPTKVGFAHHLAIFSPLTSHPLARLGCFLSDYLFHEIQTKGFVEGKLSFPIGFGYPEGKGVFCDFIGINYYSRHLFKVSYNPGNLFAVPMVDPLCPESRKNDLGWEIYPEGLSSVCHRIWDEYKLPIYITENGIPDEKDEKREKYIVDHLAEIRRLMDEGVSVERYYYWSFLDNLEWNDGYGPKFGLVEVDYENMNRKIRSSGLRYAEICKTKKINYNPKIE; from the coding sequence ATGTCTAAAAGTTTTGAACTTCCAAAAGATTTTTTATTGGGTTCGGCAACAGCTGCGACACAGATTGAAGGAGGGGATATCAACAACAATTGGTATCATTGGTCTTTGGCTGGCAAAGTAGGGAAGGACGAGTCAAGTTTTACAGGTGCAGATCATTACGCACGTTATGTGGAAGATGTAAAACTTTTATCAAAACTCAACCAAGAATGTTATCGTATGAGCATAGAATGGAGTCGGATCCAACCGTCCCAGGGAGAATGGTCAAAGGAAGCGGTGGCACATTATCGTGATGAGTTTCGACTTCTTTTGGAAGCTGGGATCAAACCTCTTGTCACACTCCATCATTTTTCTTGCCCTGAATGGTTTCAAAAAAAAGGGGGCTGGTTAGGAAAAGATGCTGTAAAAGAATTTCTAGATTTTGTAGAATTTGCGGTAAAGCAGTTTGGTGATCTTGTTTCCGAATGGTGCACCATTAACGAACCGAATGTTTTTGCTAATGATAGTTACGTGGATGGTAAATACCCTCCAGGAAGTTACGGTGATATCCCTGCATATTTAAAAGTAACTCGCCGACTCATTTTGGCTCACTTAAAATCTTATCAACTCATCCATAAAATTCGAAAGGAATCTGGTTATGCTGATCCAACTAAGGTTGGTTTTGCGCACCATCTTGCTATTTTTTCACCTCTTACTTCTCATCCTTTGGCTCGTCTTGGCTGTTTTTTGAGCGATTATCTATTTCATGAAATTCAAACGAAAGGTTTTGTCGAAGGAAAGTTATCCTTTCCAATCGGATTTGGTTACCCGGAAGGTAAGGGTGTATTTTGTGATTTTATTGGGATTAATTATTACTCCCGCCATCTTTTTAAAGTAAGTTACAATCCTGGTAATTTGTTTGCTGTACCAATGGTTGATCCTCTTTGTCCTGAATCTCGTAAAAACGATTTGGGCTGGGAAATTTATCCAGAAGGATTATCGTCCGTTTGCCATAGGATTTGGGACGAGTACAAACTACCGATTTATATTACTGAAAATGGAATTCCTGATGAAAAAGACGAAAAAAGAGAAAAATACATTGTAGACCATCTAGCAGAGATTCGCCGGTTAATGGATGAAGGTGTTTCAGTCGAACGTTACTACTATTGGTCATTTTTGGACAATCTTGAATGGAACGATGGTTATGGTCCAAAATTTGGGCTAGTGGAAGTAGATTATGAGAATATGAATCGAAAGATTCGTAGTAGTGGGCTTCGTTATGCGGAAATTTGTAAAACTAAAAAAATTAATTATAATCCAAAGATTGAATAA